One stretch of Leptospira mtsangambouensis DNA includes these proteins:
- a CDS encoding crossover junction endodeoxyribonuclease RuvC: MKIIGIDPGSHRVGYAILSFPEGLRRNPELLTYGTIEVAPKTPSPTNLLQIRKELMDILTEFQPEAAAVEELFFVQNTTTGMKVSESRGVILLSLGEKQIPVVSLTATQIKKGISAKGNATKKEVRAAIQMILGFKDLKGHDDSWDAIACAFVGRSLV, translated from the coding sequence TTGAAAATCATCGGCATTGACCCTGGATCCCATCGTGTGGGCTATGCGATTCTTTCCTTTCCTGAAGGACTGCGTCGTAACCCCGAACTGTTAACATACGGGACCATTGAAGTGGCTCCGAAAACGCCTTCTCCCACCAACCTCCTCCAAATCCGCAAGGAACTGATGGATATCCTCACCGAATTCCAACCGGAGGCGGCCGCGGTCGAAGAACTCTTCTTTGTTCAGAACACAACGACCGGAATGAAGGTTTCGGAATCTCGCGGGGTCATCTTACTTTCCCTCGGCGAAAAACAAATTCCTGTTGTATCACTGACAGCCACGCAAATCAAAAAAGGAATCTCCGCCAAAGGGAATGCCACCAAAAAAGAAGTCCGGGCAGCAATCCAAATGATTTTAGGATTTAAAGATTTGAAAGGCCACGACGACTCTTGGGACGCCATCGCTTGTGCCTTTGTGGGTCGATCTTTAGTTTGA
- a CDS encoding acyl-CoA dehydrogenase family protein, whose protein sequence is MTATAVKLEKSQAEKALSAQAALLNDVTKRLALKNSDNGKVSVSKMDKTQHVFYQLAWMTAQQRVAENFIVYAWDASKGTGEMEQKMALTFAAETVSNIRSELAARPAEYELTYQELFSKLFSDEINTYVEAASKMENYEAIVDKIVDLGHFGAYGLSEDHENFRGIFKDFAENVVVPHAEHVHRHDDLIPQEIINGLKDMGCFGLCIPEQFGGIQPDDRPDNISMLVVTEELSRGSLGAAGSLITRPEIMSKALLKGGTEEQKNKWLPLLASGEKFAGIMVTEPNYGSDVAGVSVTAKEVDGGFVINGVKTWCTFAGYANLLLILCRTESDPSLKHRGLSIILAEKPSFDGHEFSYKQDGGGTIQGKAIGTIGYRGMHSYEVSFEDYFVPKENLLGGDAGRGKGFYFQMEGFAGGRIQTAARANGVMQAALEAALRYSQERKVFAKPIYDYTLTKFKIAKMAMIVQATRQYTNYVATLLDNHKGQMEATLVKLYASKIAEWVTREAMQIHGGMGYAEEYPVSRYFVDARVFSIFEGAEEVMALRVVAKDLLDQALAS, encoded by the coding sequence ATGACCGCAACGGCAGTGAAACTCGAAAAATCCCAGGCGGAGAAGGCTCTTAGTGCTCAAGCCGCCCTCCTCAATGATGTAACCAAACGACTCGCTCTGAAAAATTCCGATAACGGCAAAGTATCCGTAAGCAAAATGGACAAAACACAACATGTGTTTTACCAATTGGCTTGGATGACCGCTCAACAACGTGTTGCTGAGAACTTTATCGTTTATGCTTGGGATGCTTCCAAGGGAACTGGCGAGATGGAACAGAAAATGGCCCTTACTTTTGCGGCTGAAACTGTATCCAACATTCGTTCGGAACTCGCAGCTCGCCCTGCAGAGTATGAACTGACTTACCAAGAACTATTCTCCAAACTTTTTTCCGATGAAATCAATACTTACGTAGAAGCAGCATCCAAAATGGAAAACTACGAAGCGATTGTAGACAAGATCGTTGATCTTGGACACTTCGGTGCTTATGGACTTTCCGAAGACCATGAAAACTTCCGCGGAATTTTCAAAGATTTTGCTGAAAACGTAGTAGTTCCTCATGCGGAACATGTCCACAGACATGATGATCTGATCCCACAAGAAATCATCAACGGACTAAAAGACATGGGTTGTTTCGGTCTTTGTATTCCAGAACAATTTGGTGGAATCCAACCAGATGATCGTCCAGACAACATTTCCATGTTAGTTGTAACCGAAGAACTTTCTCGTGGTTCCCTCGGAGCTGCTGGATCCCTTATCACAAGACCAGAAATTATGTCCAAGGCCCTCCTCAAAGGGGGAACGGAAGAACAAAAAAACAAATGGTTACCACTTCTTGCATCTGGTGAAAAATTTGCAGGGATTATGGTTACAGAACCTAACTACGGTTCTGACGTAGCTGGAGTTTCTGTTACAGCAAAAGAAGTAGATGGTGGATTTGTGATCAATGGTGTAAAAACTTGGTGCACATTCGCAGGTTATGCGAACCTCCTTCTTATTCTTTGTAGAACAGAATCTGATCCAAGTCTCAAACACAGAGGTCTTTCTATCATTTTAGCTGAAAAACCATCGTTTGATGGTCATGAATTCAGTTACAAACAAGACGGTGGCGGAACCATCCAAGGAAAAGCAATCGGAACCATTGGTTACCGAGGAATGCACTCTTACGAAGTATCTTTCGAAGATTACTTTGTTCCGAAAGAAAACCTACTTGGTGGTGATGCTGGACGTGGAAAGGGATTCTACTTCCAAATGGAAGGATTTGCTGGTGGACGTATCCAAACAGCAGCTCGTGCCAATGGTGTGATGCAAGCCGCTCTTGAAGCAGCTCTTCGTTATTCCCAAGAACGTAAAGTATTCGCAAAACCAATTTACGATTACACTTTAACTAAGTTCAAAATTGCGAAGATGGCAATGATTGTACAAGCAACTCGCCAATACACAAACTATGTAGCAACACTACTCGATAACCACAAAGGCCAAATGGAAGCAACACTTGTTAAATTGTATGCATCCAAAATTGCTGAGTGGGTGACTCGTGAAGCAATGCAAATTCATGGTGGTATGGGTTATGCGGAAGAATATCCAGTATCGCGATACTTTGTAGATGCTCGTGTATTCTCTATCTTTGAAGGTGCGGAAGAAGTAATGGCACTTCGCGTAGTTGCGAAAGACCTACTTGACCAAGCACTCGCTTCTTAG